In the genome of Fusarium poae strain DAOMC 252244 chromosome 1, whole genome shotgun sequence, the window agtggTGTGTAGGACAACTGACGTCGCTAGGAGACAAAGAGTGTGGGAGGGGAAAATCTTCGGGCGACAAAATTGAGATCCTGGTTTTAATTTTAGTCAAggcttgagcttctccacGGGGAGAGAGTTTTACTAAGGTAACTGTCACCGTTCTTAATGCGGAGGAGATGGAAATGGAGTCTCCGCTATTGGAGGAAGGAAGTATCCACCTTGTACAGACCAAGATCTTCACCTTGATATGCTCTCATCTCTGGGGGGGATTTACCCAAAAATGGGTTAACCTTTAGAGTAAGAATGGTCGGTGTAACTACAACCAAGCGGGGGAACTTCGTGGGGAAACAGTCTTGAGTAATAtcatttttttattataaagtccTTGCTTGTCCCTCTTTGTCGTTCCCCTCAGGTTCTATTCCCCATCTCATCCTCCCTCTCTCTTCATATATTTCTTTCTACAATGGCTGGAggcgtcaagaaacccgtcaacatcttcaagctcaaggaCTTGGGCGAGCCTGCTGGTGTCTTCAACTGGAGACTATGGTTCGCTGTTGTTTCCTTTGCCCTCCTCGGTGCCGCCAGAGGTATTGATGAGGGTCTCATCTCTGGTTCCTTCAACTCCAAGGATTTCCAGGACAAGATCAACTATGAGTCCTACACAGAGGTTGAGCAGGCCAACATCAAGGCCAACGTGTCTGCCATGGTGCAGATTGGTTCCGTTGGTGGTGCTTTGATGTAAGTTGTTTTGCTTTTCTAGACAGAGACACGACTAACTGTTTAGTGCTTTCTTGGTCTGTGATCGCATCGGTCGTATTTGGGCTACTCGATTCCTCTGCACTCTCTGGGCTCTTGgtatcgtcatcttcatgaTTGGTGGTGTCAACGGAAACCTTGGTGCTATCTATGCTGGTCGCTTCATCTGTGGTCTCGGTGTTGGTCAGACTCCCGTCGTCGGACCTGTCTACATCGCAGAGATTGCCCCTGCTGCCATCCGTGGTCTCTGCTCTTGCATGTTTACAGTATGTTTCTCTGTCTTCTCACTTCTGTTCAAGTCTAACAAAAACAGGGTGCTGTCTACATCGGTATCGTCCTCGCTTACTTCACCAACTACGGCGCTCACCTCAACATGTCCGACCACACTCACAACCAGTGGCTCGTCCCTACAAGTCTTCACATCATGATGTCcggcatcatcttcatcctcatgtTCTTCCAATCAGAGTCCCCCCGATACCTCGTCAAGCAAGGCAAACCCGAAGAAGCTGCCAAGGTTCTCGCTCGTCTCCGCCAGCAGTCTCCTGAGAGCGACTACGTTGTCCGCCAGGTTGCCGAGATCCAGGCTGCTCTCGACCACGAGCTCGAAGCTACAAAGGGTGTTGGTTTCCTCGGAAAGGTCAAGGAGTTGATCTTTGTCCCCAGCAACCTGTACCGTCTCTACATGTCCTCCATGGTTCAGTTCCTCTCTCAGTGGTCCGGCGCTGGATCCATTACCCTCTATGCCCCCGATCTGTTCAAGATTATGGGTATTGTCGGTAAGCAGGAGGGTCTTCTCGTCACTGCTGTCTTTGGTATCGTCAAGCTCATCGCCGCTGTCATTTGCGCTCTCTTCCTCGTTGATGTCATCGGCCGAAAGCGCGCCCTTCTCATCGGTATCACTCTGCAGACCATTGCCATGATCTACGTCGCCGCT includes:
- a CDS encoding hypothetical protein (TransMembrane:12 (i21-41o79-98i105-126o132-155i167-189o201-221i293-313o333-355i362-382o402-422i434-453o473-495i)), with the protein product MAGGVKKPVNIFKLKDLGEPAGVFNWRLWFAVVSFALLGAARGIDEGLISGSFNSKDFQDKINYESYTEVEQANIKANVSAMVQIGSVGGALIAFLVCDRIGRIWATRFLCTLWALGIVIFMIGGVNGNLGAIYAGRFICGLGVGQTPVVGPVYIAEIAPAAIRGLCSCMFTGAVYIGIVLAYFTNYGAHLNMSDHTHNQWLVPTSLHIMMSGIIFILMFFQSESPRYLVKQGKPEEAAKVLARLRQQSPESDYVVRQVAEIQAALDHELEATKGVGFLGKVKELIFVPSNLYRLYMSSMVQFLSQWSGAGSITLYAPDLFKIMGIVGKQEGLLVTAVFGIVKLIAAVICALFLVDVIGRKRALLIGITLQTIAMIYVAAFLTKIPQLGVDEDFVLPASDKGASRGAIAMIYVSGFGWALGWNSMQYLLTAELFPLRIRALATSWAMTLHFANQYGNSRAVPNMLLPVAKGGISPKGTFWCFAAVTFVGGLWVYFSVPETSGRSLENMDELFELPWYKIGLHGNKHVEELDEARDEKKRYADEANATGIELEHQRKQDA